AAAAGTGGCTCTCCAATTTTAGGCTGCCGAAAGACACAAGTGTTTACTAGATTTGTCTAACGAGCCAAATGTTGCATACTAGATTTTGTGGGGGGGAAAGCTGCCAAAGTCCCACATATGAGTTAAGTGAAAAGTCACAAGCGATGAGTCGTCACTAATCTCGTCTGGCATTTGAGGATGCGAAAAGTCATAAGCGACTCACTAACTAATCTTGCTTACACCAGAGTGGCTCTCCAACTTTAAGCTGCGAAAAGTCACAAGTGAGTCACTAATCTTTGCTTACACAAAATAAGTGAAATGGCATTATCAAGGGAGTTGTTAATGTCATCCCCTTCCCCCATACACGTGAGAGCCATGAGCCACATACCCCTGCCAACCCAACCTAATAATCCCACGCCAGGGGCATTCCTGTCCACACCACCTGTATATATACTCCTCATATTCACCATTCTCGATCAGACTGTGACTTAATCATACAACCTCGATTGATCTCAGCAAATATCCAACTACCTCCCGTCCTCTTCGCCACCTCGATTTCTAGATTTCTAGCTAGACCCACCAGTGATCTAGTGTAGGCATATGGCGAAGGTGTACCCGAACGTGGCCGTGCCTTCCCTGGCGCTTccagcggcggcggctgcggtGGCCGGCGACGAGGAGCCGGTGACACTGACGGTGTGGCGCAAGTCGCTGCTGTTCAACTGCCGGGGGTTCACGGTGTTCGACGCCAGCGGTAACCTGGTGTACCGCGTGGACAGCTACGCGTCCGACTCCCGCGCGGAGGTGGTCCTCATGGACGCCGCGGGCCGCCCCGTGCTGACCGTCCGCCGCAAGAAGAGGGCCATCGGCCTCGTGGGCGGCGACCAGTGGCTGGTGTTCCCCGGCGAGGACACGCGCGCGCCGCCGCTCTACGCGGTGAAGCGTCGCGGCGCCGTCATcgtcggcggcagcggcggaaaCAAGTCGATGGCGCACgtcgcggcgtgcggcggcgccgtGGGAGGCGGGCGGTACGAGGTGGAGGGGTCGTACGCGCGGCGGTGCTGCGTGGTGTACGACGAGCGACGGCGCGCCGTGGCGGAGGTGCGGCCGAAGGAGGCGATGGTGGGGACGGACGTGTTCCGGATGGTggtgcggccggcggcggcggggatggACGTGTCGCTGGCCATGGCCGTGGTGCTGGCGCTGGAcgagatgttcgggaagccgtccCTCCTCAGGAACTGGTCCTCCTAGCGCCTCGCTCACGAGCTCCCTGAAATTGCCTCCTTTTTTTCCCCATCGATTTCCAACATTGTTTGGGCCTGAGAGCAGAACCGCTCCTATGTGcccctcttctctctcttttttcctTGAAAGTTCTCTTTGGTATATGAAGGTATATGTGCATGGAAATCCTTCTTGATGTGTGTGGTTTTGAACCTTTTTATGTAAAGCCACACTCTttgtaaagattatcaaagagaGATACAAGTTTTCTCTAGTCTCTCGCGTAAAAGGGATGATCTCCCGTTCCATTGCAGCAATGAAAATCTATATAGGTTATAATGGGCAGGTTCGATACAATCGCGCAAAGCGTCTCAGAGAACATAAAACCAAAATCCACCAGAACTACAAGCTATGATTAGCACATGACAACTTTACATGGATCAAGGTGCATCAGATGCCTGGTGTGTTTTATTTATGTTGCACCAAAAAATCTGTAGTTATTTTATTGAAGTTCCAATATATTGTTGCCCTGAAAAGTTTCAGATAGTTATGCTCTATCATTTgggagaagaaaaaaaaaagtttatgCTCAGATCAGCTCAACACAAAAAACGAATGGCCTGGATAGGGGTGTGTGTACCTATCATGGTTCTTAGTCACAACTTTCCCATGCCAGAGTATCAAAACTTGTCTCTAGTGTCGGGCATTGCGGTAGCTCACGTGTCTGACTTTTGTTATTTCTCTTTTTCAATAACGAGTGTTTTATTACTAAGAGTGTCGAGCATATTACGTCCATCATTTCCAAGGAGTGTGCATGAAGATCTTCAGAAGATCCTCGAGCTAAACAATACATAAGACCACCCCGATGTGCAACTATATGATTCAATGTCATGGGACTCCTAGTCTAGACAACTCACATCATGCGTTTGTTAGTAATTCTCCAGCATCATTGGTATTTGCAATGGCTTCATGATGTGCTTTAGCTGCTTCCATCATATGATCCTTGAATATAAGCTTGTTTGTTTCACCGAGCTTAGGATAAGCTACAAACCTGTTTAACATCCATAGAAGCTTGGCCATTATATTTCAAGCTACTTGTAACCTTCAAAAGACTCCACAAGGCTGCATTCTTATTGGCTACTTAAACCTTGGTAGTAGACTCATAATCAAGACCAACCTCTACTTTAAACAATGATGAAACACAACTTTTTTAGCTACAGTAAGATAAATAAGAGGGATGGTATTAAAGATGGAGATGTGCCTGAGATTTGCATGTGTTGGTAAATGCCAAACTCATATATATACATAGGTAAAAAGTCATTTTTATGGACATACTAAAAGGACACGTGTTCCGCCTAGATGGGGTGAATATACGGTTTAATTTTTTACTGTAATGGCTTGAACAAATGCGGAAAAAACTAGTGTTTGATTTTTCAAGAAGAAAACCTATATAATTAGGGTTCACTTACGTGCACCAATAACTTATGCTAAGTAAGACAAATAACTAAGTGATCGCAAGAtaaataacttcaagcacgaaggctatcacaaattaaagtgcataagtaaagagctcgattatagaaataaccgagtcgCGCGGGGATGAGCATGTATCCCAAAGTTCACATTCTTGCGAGCGCTAGTTTCTGTTGGAGCGGTATGGAGGCACAAGGCTCCCAAAACCCCAGGAAGGcatcaccgtattctcctcgatccTTCCCACCCAAAGGGAAGCTCTCGATGGAACCTTGAGGGTGGTCATCGAACCCGCACAAACCTTGGgaaaatctccacaacttaattggagactCCCAAGAAATCTCCATGAAGACCTTAGTATTGAGGAATCTCCACAACCTAACTGAATCCTCCAAGAACATCACAAAGATCAcaaagccgtctagggtccaacGACCCAAGAGGAACAATCTCTGGGTACAAGCACCCGAGAGAaatatctcacgaactttcactTTTGTGTATCACCGCAGAGAACTGAAACTGATGcagcaaatgcaatggcaagaaccccACTCCCAAATTCCACCAAACCAACAAAAGCTATTGGGAAAATAAGataggaagaacaaaggaggaacaccaaattttattggtgacaaagagagggattagattggtgaggatgtagatcaagatcttctctatctctcaaatagatgcaagaatcatgggggagagagagagagagagagagatagcaagctcaaatgAAGGTCAACAATGAAGGCAAAACAAACTAGAAGAGTTGGGGAGCCTTCGGGAAAGAAACCCCCTTAAACAGCTCCCCATGAATCTAACTGTTGTGCGGATTTTTCCCACATGCCGAACCTCCCAGCTGGGCCAGACCACTCCGACCGAAAGGAATAATCCAGGCCGACCAGAACAATACCAGCAAAGGGAGGGCAGGGTACTGATCTCTCGGGTTTTATCCCAAACCAAGGCCGGACAAGTCCGAGCAAGTTGGTCCAGCTTGGCCGGACCACTCGAGTGGCAGCACAAGAGCATTCCCAAGAACGCCATAACTTTCACACCAGAGCTTCGACTTTGATGATCCTGGGATCGTTGGAATCACAACAACAAGCTCTATAAGATCATGAAGATAAATATCATAGTCCAACCACAGAGTATAAAACCAAATGAAGAAGATTTTAACTTATCTATAAGAGACAAATCGGTAAAACCTTCGACATCAATAATGCAATAACTTGAGTTAGAAAAGTCTGATTTAGATGAAAcagttttgttggaaagaggcagACAAGAGCTACCTTAATATTGAAAACACATCAAGTATTTCATGCAAAAtacattttcgatgaactagagcttgtcatgagaataagtacaagctctaaaacaccacatgGTTAAGATCTAAATAACAACCAAAAAGATGATGAAATAAtgtaaaggtttgagctctctccaaatgatatgatcaagttactcactcaagatccctcttgatagtacggccaaCTATCTTATAAACTTATCTCCCGACTACAACATGGGACCAGTAGAAAACAACCCTATCAAGATTAAACCTTAACCTTTCGCATTTCACTTGAGATAGATGATGGTGATCTTAACTGCAATAAGATGGAACATATtttttgattgtgcttgcttattAAAGTCTTTTGGATTGCTCCCACATAATCCACTATGGGAATGCTTCttattcggcgcatcttcacatattcaTGAACATCacgtggatggcaagcttcaagcatatgatctcttcaagatagttcatcttgaacttgcacaacATTTTTTCTTTCTTCATCTTATTGATATCTTAAAATACACATGAAAGATTACCCAATCTTCTTTTTCAAAACATACTAGTCagatgatatttttcattttcttctttttgcaACCTTCAAGCAATAAATATAACTCAACGCAAACATTAGTCTATAGATATTATCTTTAATTATCAAAATCACACATGAGGGCTTCATAAACTTTCACATACACGGTGAATTTACATGCCCATTAGGTTTTCTCGTTATATACAAAGAATATCCATGAAATAGAAAATAACGTCAATAATTTATCGATTCAAGAGTTAGGGCATAAAATTATGTAGCTAATACATCTACAAATTATCTGCATGATACATTCCGACATCTTGAAACAGACTTTCGCCATATTTTATAAATAAATCACCAACAAAATTAGAGTTCGGATACATTCTGATCTAGATGCCATGTAGAATAAGAAGTATTTATTTGTTCACTATTTAAATAGAAATCGGTTGCCCATGTGTACTCCATGTACACAAAATTGTATCCATGTGTGGCCCATACCACCCTATGCATGCATGTTAAGAGTATGGATGCAAGCGCATAATTCTTGTATAATGGAACAATTAACGTATTATAGTCACTATAGTTATGTAGAAACTGGTTTAAAAAGTATTGATCTCACTTGTAAGTTATTTTCAAATATGCAGTTGCTCGGTTTATACTACAGAAGCAGGAACACAACGGGTTATTCTCTGTGTTGATCTTGCGTTTCAAGCAGGTGGGGATAAATAATTGTATACCCATCATGGTTGGTGGTAATCTTCTTAAACATTCGTCTTCATGCATGACCTTGTGGCAACTATTTTCGTTATCCTCTATGGATGGTGGCATAGTTTAAAATCAAGAGTGCATTTCGCTTTTACCCTTTAGTTATGCATTTGTGATACATATTACCCCATTTAGTAGAACGTTTACAAAATATAACATTTAGGAGACCTTGAACACGGTGTAACCTCAGTTTGGCATTTTAATTGTTATTGTTAGATGGGACATGCATGGTAGGTCGATGTGATGGGACAAAATATGTAAATGTCGGAGAGCGTCCTCGAAGATTATTTCCAGAATTCTTTTATATGTATGTTCTATTCCTCGCCACTGTTTTGATATTTTTGGATCTTGGCCATAACCTGACACCTTACCCAATGAACATATATCAGAAAATAAGGGTTCAAAACTTATAAAATGGGCAATCTGCATGATTTTTCATTCAATAGGGTAATTAGTGTCACAAATGCCAAAATAGAGGGTGAAAAGTGGAATTCACACGAAGATCAAATTACCCATCGCCTTAGGCATTTTGTAGTTATACATGACTTTTGTATGTTGACATTTACCTTTTTCCTAAACTGTTCTATAGGTTATGTGCATCATAGTTACCCACAAACCGTATGTTTGTATCACCTTGATGCGAATCTTTGAGTGTAATAAAATCATCTTTTGTCGTAAAACATCAGTTTGTTTTTATCATGGCAAGTGTTTAAATTTTCTATCATCACTCAAAGAATAGCATATACATTAGTGTGATTATGTGCACTACATTAGTCTTATGCCCCATTACATCGTTCAAGGTGAAAAACTGATGTGAAATTTTCCTCCTCTCCGTCCTGAACATGGTTGTATATTCTTGTTTTACGTCGTACGTTTATCATTTTTTAGGAGATTGTCGTCCATCGACGAATAAAAGTTGCGGGTTTTACTTGAGATCGTTATGTACCGCTTGATCTCATTtccgataaaggaaatatattaatatagcgAAGATGACAATTACACTCAACTTTTGCTATAATGCAATACCCTAACGGCATCACGGAGATTGTCGTCCATCAACAAATAAAAGTCGCAGGGTTTTACTTGAGATCGTTCTATACCGCTTGATCTCTTTTCCGATATAGGAATATATTAATAGAACGAAGATGACAATTACACTCAGCTTTTGCTATAATGCAATACCCTAACGGCATCACGGATGCACATAgccaaaaaaactaaaaaaaggaAAAATCCCGCTATAGTGTTGCAGTCCAAGTtctccaaaaataatgcctctaaCAAGAAAATAGTTCACAAGTGATGTCATCGCTTGATCGTAGATCTTGGATTTCCACCTTGAAAATAGATctcaaacaatgccttcaacaagactCTTGCCAGCACAACTAATTAAGGCTAGGCCTTGAATTTTCACTATGAAAGGTAAGATTCTGAACTTTGAATGTGTTGTCACCTTCACTTATTACATATCGCTGCTACGAATTCTGAATCTCCAAGCAAGTTCCTCAACAATGCAAAGTCTCATATCACCATTACTAGTCCTTTAATCTCGCCTTCCATGATATTCTCCGTCTAACTTCACCATAAAACCAAACATGTCATATGAAGGCAACCGATAGCAGATTTGCACCGCTCCCTCCTAAACCAAACAATCGGAAAAAACAAGGGTGCGGACGACCGAATCCCACCCGATCTAGCAACCCCAGGCATAACATGACCATATGAGTTCATCGACGGAGCCTTCCAAAACACGACACTTTGGTCAAGATCAAGAGGACAAGTATCAGGTAGATATTCATCttacaagaggaaccctaggatcgccgcctttattcaggccgaGCCCCCACGCAACCAGCCACGACCACGATCGAGGGCGCGCCTCCGCCGCCAGCTCAGTGCCATGGGAATCACCACCGAGCCGACATCCGCCACGCCGCTGCGCCACCTAGGAAGTCTCGTCGCCATGATGCCCGACGCGCACCACGTCCTCCCATGGGATAGCATCCCACGTCATAGGCCTGCTCGAGAGGAGATTAGCAACCCCCTCCCCCTCTATTGTCAACGAGCGACCGAAGCCCTAGTGGTGGCGGAGGAGGGGGTGGAGAGGTGGAGGGGGCTCAGGTGGCAGCGGGTGCAATGATTATGCAACCGCAGCTTGTGAAATTGAAGAGATAATAGCTCATCGCAAATTCTAGTTTTACAGATGGGTTATTTCTTTGAGGACCTGCTTGGCAAGTACGGTCGTTTTCCAGGTGTAACGTTCGACGCCGGGTTTTCCTCTAGATAACAACgagcttggctctggtggttaggtcccttgtggtggaaccagcccacccaggttcaagtcctagatttggcatgggtgtttgcatttacctggatttattccaggatttaaccggcgctatgctttcagtggtaggtgacgtgtccgtcaacagcgaggcgccagtggtgacttcgtcaacctcaagatatgccggctcagtccctcggaggtgctcataggggtagggtgtgcgtgcgtttataggggtgtttgtacgtgcgtgtttaagTGTCtgtgttgtactgtgttctcagaAAAAAAAGAGGTAAATGGCACGGAGGTTCGATGGTCCGTGACATTTCAAGGCTGAAAACGGGCCAAAACCGAGTGTACGCCGGAACAAATACGCCAAACCAATTGGCCTTGCTGGGCTTGCTCCGTAAAATTGTAGGAACCGTGAAATACCCGGTTTGGGTTAGTTTATGACGAACCAATCGGGGCctgaactaaatgaactagagaaccaacctgtggttggatggttaggagggcagtggcacccccagcccaccagagttcaaatcctagatttgacactttggtgtctcataaaggcggaatattcttcagtgggaggcgacgttcccgtcgatagcgaggcgcctgtggtgactttgtcaatctcaagacccgccggatcagttcttcaacgcagtctcttggaggtgctcataggggtagggtgtgcgtgtgtgcgttcataggggtgagtgtgtgcgcgtatgtatgagcgtctttgattgtactgtgtttcgcaaaaaaaaaaaaaaaaaaaaaaactaaatgaACTACGAGTTTCTTTTGAGAACTACTACGCATTTAATCGACGCGTGACTGCGTGAGATACACATCTTTTGTCTGTACAGCATGTTGGTGCAGCACCTCGGCTGCACCTTTCTCTTCCTCGCTCGCACTAACGAACAAAGGGAGACGATGGAGTGGAGACACGGAGTTTTCCCGGCCGGCGCACAAACGCCGCCGTGGGCGCACTGACGCCctactcttcttcctcttcaaCTCAACTCAAACACATACATAGGTacacacacgcacacatgcaGCACTACCTAGAGAAGCTCTCCTGCCGGCCGGCCGGGCACACACCACAGCCGCGGCGAGACTACATCTCAGGCTCACCCTCCACACACGCACATACGTGGAAGACTACCATGAGACTGCCTCATCTGCTAGCAATCCTACACAGCTAATAAACATGGCCTTATATAGACATCCGCACGTACCCACACAACCACTAACTCATGCACGACCCGGCCACGAGGTCGCTGATCCGCTTAGTCCGGCCACGCGCACGACGCGGGCCAACTAGCGCCTGAACGCCAACGGCTTGGCGTGGTTTAGTGCTAACAATCTCCCCCTAAACCACGACATGCCGTCGCCGGAGTTGTTGCAGCTTCCGTCGTCGCTGTCGCCGTCGCCTTGAACCTGACGCCATGGCACACCTCTATGCCCCACTGCATCTCCAAGGTCGCCGCTTGACGGTAGTTGCACCCTGCAGACTCAGCCGCACGGCACCTCCATGCGGCCACGCCATGTGCATGATGCACCATGTCTGACCTCCGCGGCCTTCTCGCCACGCCGCCGCGCATCGCCTACGCGGCCTCCATGCTCGTCGCATGTACGACGCAGCCACAGACTCGGCCTGACGCACATACGCCGGTCACCACCGTCATGGACTCGACCTGGCGCACACACACCGATATTCCTTCACCTTGGGCGACAAACGCCGAGCTCCTCCGCCGGCGACACACGCCGGACGTTCCGGCCGCACTGGACACGACCTTCCCGGACGCCGCTGCATGTCGTCGCCGTGCCTCGGCATCCACCGCACGAACGGCGTCACAACGCGCCTCGTCCGCGGCCGCCACCGTCGCCGTGCTCACTGCGGACTCGCCTCGCCACAGCCCCGAGccacgaggctctgataccacttgttgggGCTGGCCCGGCGACACACGCCGAACCAGCCCTCCGGCGACGAACGCcggtgctctctctctctctctcgaccaGACGGAGGCGGAAGAAGTACACAGAGACAAGAGTATTTCTGGCGACAAACGCCAAGCTACACGTACAACTCTTCTCAGCTCAAACTGATTGTCTTCTTGGAGATTACAGAGGAGTGGGTTATATAGGCGCTCGGGCTCGCACACACGACGCCACGCCCGCGCACCGCGCACACACCGCGCACTCACGCACCCATGACCAACACGCCCCAGCTCGCGCACCACGCGCTCCAACGCGATCGCCACGGCCGGCCTGCTGCTGGACCAATTCCTCCTATCCTCTCGCTAAGTACTCACAGAATGTAACTAACGCATGCACACATACATGTAGCAAGCTAACAAACAAGATTAGTGCTAACATTTTCCCCCCTAATCTTGACTTTGCCATTGCCGGAGTTGCTGCAGCTGCCGTCGCAGTCATCGCCACCGGCCGCCCTTACGGCCTGCCATCTCCAACATACTGCGACTTGGCCATCCCTGCCTTCCGCCCAGCTCCGACCTTACCAgtggacacgaacgcgagcacatACTCACGTGCCACCggcacacacacatgcatggccGTGACCCTGCCCTGCTGACCCGACCTGGCACGCTTACGCCGGTCACCTCCATCTTCCTTGTCTCCGGCGACACATGCCACAGCTTCTCTTCCAGCAACGAACACCACCACGTTCCGGCGCACATACGCCATCTTCTTCACAATCGTCCCGCGCGCATACGCATACGATCCGATCTTCTCGTACGGGAGCCACCTGCTCATCCGTGAGACTTGGGCGCACATCACATCCGCCATGGAGCCGAGCCTCCGACTCCGTCCAACGCGAGACTGCGCCTCCATGGTCGCCGAAGCTCTCCGGCCGCTGCGCTCGCCGCGCACAGCGTCAGCGCACCACGGTCTCGTCGCAAATTTAAtccgaacggagggagtagaatgACGATGGTGATTGGTAGCACTAATTTTGGTTTTGCAGTATTCGGTTCGTTTTACACTGCATGATCTGAAATATCTCGCCGAACATCCAGTGCTAAGTGTATGAGGAATAAAAAGAAAAATCAGCTGTGGAAGAAAAACAAATTTGGTTTGATGTAGTCCCCTACGTTTGCTGAAGATATCAATGCATGTACCGGTCAGACCGTCAGAAGCGAGCTGTGAGTTTTCTTTCAGTTTCAGAGACGGATTCAGGCACGATTTCGTTTCCGATCTGGAGTCTTCCGATCGGGTTGATTCATAATTAGAGATACCGCGCGCCCTGGGAAGGAGAAGATCGGAAGAAGGATGGACCGGGGCAAAAGAGCTCTCGAGTGGCCCTGGATGGCCGCCGAGATCAAGAGGATGAAGAAGCTATGCCGCCGCGCCTGCGACCCCCCTACCACTACCAGCACCGCCACCACCGGCAGCAGCTGCACCGTACCGGATGAGGATCTCTCCTCCCTCCTCTCGTCCCTTTCCGTAACCAAGCGCCCGTGCcctttcgccgccgccgccgccgaccaccaccatcaCGCCCTCAAACGCCCACGATACCACGCCCAACCACTACACGAGCAGATGCGAGGTACGCCCACGCACATGAACCAACGCCCGGACGCATTGTTCTCACACCCATTGATTAATGCAGGACTGGAGATCCGTTGCGACGAAGACGACATGGAAGAGgaaagcaccaccagcacccggcCGCCGCATTGTCGTGACCGCTTAGATTGGTCGGGCTTCCTGCCGGAGCTGCTCCGGCTTATATGCCGGCGGCTCCCGCTGGCCGACGTCCCCCGGTTCGCGTCGGTATGCAAGCACTGGAGCTCATGCGCTTTCCCGGTCTATCCGGCCGACGCTGCCCCGGTCCTGCTCCACACCCTCGTCACCGGTGCCGGCTCGGTCCGCTTCTACCACCCCTACGTGCACAAGA
This Lolium perenne isolate Kyuss_39 chromosome 1, Kyuss_2.0, whole genome shotgun sequence DNA region includes the following protein-coding sequences:
- the LOC127318738 gene encoding protein LURP-one-related 8 is translated as MAKVYPNVAVPSLALPAAAAAVAGDEEPVTLTVWRKSLLFNCRGFTVFDASGNLVYRVDSYASDSRAEVVLMDAAGRPVLTVRRKKRAIGLVGGDQWLVFPGEDTRAPPLYAVKRRGAVIVGGSGGNKSMAHVAACGGAVGGGRYEVEGSYARRCCVVYDERRRAVAEVRPKEAMVGTDVFRMVVRPAAAGMDVSLAMAVVLALDEMFGKPSLLRNWSS